Genomic segment of Mycolicibacterium sarraceniae:
CGGGCGGGTCTTGACGTGATCCTTGACCAGCTTGGCGACGAAGTCCAGACCAGCCGCGTCGTCCTGACCACCGTTGCTCTTGGCGGCGTAGGGAGCCAACAGATTCCACTTGGCCGAGCCGGAGCTCAGCGGACTCGGGGTGACAACCTCGAGGCCCGGCTGCAGCAGGTCGTCCCAGTCCTTGATGTTCTTCGGGTTGCCCTTACGAACAACCAGAGAAACAACCGAACCGAACGGGATGCCCTTGGTGGTGGACTTGTTCCAATCAGCGGAGACCTTGTTCGCCTTCACCAGGCGGGTGACGTCCGGCTCGACCGAGAAATTGACGATATCGGCCGGCTTGCCGTCAACCACGCCGCGGGACTGGTCACCGGAGGCACCGTAAGACGTCGTCACCGCGATACCTTTGCCCTCCGGGGTCGCCGCGAAAGCCGGGATGATCTTGCTCCAGCCGGGCTCCGGCACCGCGTAGGCGACCAAAGTCAGGGTGGTGTCAGCCTTGGGCTGGCTGCTCCCGCCGGCGACGTCGCTAGAACCACCGCCGCCACAGGCGGCAAGCACCGTTGCGGTCGTCGCGAGCGCGACAGCTGTGCTCCACCGTCGTACGGGGGCGTGAATCTTGGGCATTGCTGGCCTTTCTCATTGCGGGTTAGGGGAATAGAGCCCCGTCGCAACGGAATGGCGATGCTGACAACGAATGCCAACGAACATCACCGACACCAGACCGAGGACGGGCAGAGGGTGTCAGCGACAACAAGCAACATCAGCAACGGCCAACGCGCCGACGGCAATTAGGGCCAAGATATGGCCCTTGCCGTACGGGGTGGCAGGTTGCATGGCGCGAAGCTTAACAGAGATCTGTCAGGCGACCAGTCCGGGTATCAGCGGTTGATCAGCCACACAACGATCACCAAGATCAGCAGCGCCACCA
This window contains:
- a CDS encoding sulfate ABC transporter substrate-binding protein is translated as MPKIHAPVRRWSTAVALATTATVLAACGGGGSSDVAGGSSQPKADTTLTLVAYAVPEPGWSKIIPAFAATPEGKGIAVTTSYGASGDQSRGVVDGKPADIVNFSVEPDVTRLVKANKVSADWNKSTTKGIPFGSVVSLVVRKGNPKNIKDWDDLLQPGLEVVTPSPLSSGSAKWNLLAPYAAKSNGGQDDAAGLDFVAKLVKDHVKTRPGSGREATDVFLQGTGDVLISYENEAINTERQGKPVEHINPPQTFKIENPVAVVTTGAHVDKATALNNFLYTPEGQKLWAQAGFRPVDPAVAADFATDFPAPQKLWTIADLGGWSKVDPALFDKDNGSITKIYKQATG
- a CDS encoding Ms4533A family Cys-rich leader peptide, giving the protein MQPATPYGKGHILALIAVGALAVADVACCR